The DNA region GGATCCTAAATGTAGAACTGAAAATATATATGACCTTTAATGTATCTTTTTTAAGCTAAAAATATGTTAAACACACATTTAAGAATCCTCAAGTTATCACTTGTGAAAAGTTGAAATATTTCTGCTTTTCCAAGTCTTGCCCCTAAGAAGTAGCCATTAATTgcggttgtgtgtgtgtttgtatttgtatatgtttgtgaATCCTTCCTAACTTTCTCTGTGGATGAGTATAGTTACATGAAGACatgcttttcattttaaatcCAGACCATGCTGCTCACAATGCTCTCTGGCTACTCTTCCTGGGAACAGCAAACCTGTGCACTCTTTTCTGTGCTGTTACTGTGTGTAATTTTGCTCAGTTTGAATTGGGGGACATGGCCATTGTGCTCCACTGTACTGATATCTCTCTCCAGTGATATAGTCAAATACAAATAGACTGGCATAAAATTCTTTGAGATGATTCTCCAATCAAGTGAATTACTCTTAAGTTAAAATCAATGAGACTTTAACACAAACTCATATACTTGAATTCCTATTACATCTGATGCCAGTGGTAACTGGATTGTATTGATACTATTCTGGAATAATTAAATAATGTAAGAAAAATATGTCTCAGTGGGTGGGAAGTAAAGTTTTCCTTGAGGGGCATGTTCATTCTAGGATTCAAATGTTGCTAACTGAGATACTAGGACCTGAAAAGGAACTCAAAGGTTTGAACTGTGATGTTGTACAGAATGAACTCTTCTAAAGTCCAGTCTTTTTTAGTTTGACCACAAAGATAATGTGCTGTATTAGTAAATGTTTAACTGGCTCTACAGAGAAATAACAGAGTAAAACAACGTGGCCCTCCTAAAATACCAGCAAAGCTCTGGTCTGTAGTGTTACTTTAGTCCCAATACTCTCAGTTGGCTGATCTTAAGATATCAACGTGATGTTGCATTGTGCACAATTACCTCTAAGTGATAGCCTTAGCACACCACTGAATAAAGAGAGGTAGCATCTTTGAGGGTGGACGTCCCTCTTTCTGGGTGACTTTGATGTAGACTTTCAAGGCAGGCAAGCATTTCTATAAAAGACCTTTCATGGAACACAAGCAAGCCGTACTGTGTAAAGCCGTTTTATTTGGTGTTATataattgttttccttttgttatctCCAACCTTTGTATTTGTGTGATGATAAGAGAAGTAGTAGAGAAATTCCCAAAGTGGAATAGGAATCTAAGAAATGAGAGGAGACTCCAAGTTCAACTGTCTGCCCCTTTCCATGGAAAGATTTTCTGATATAGATCTTTAAAGGGAAGAATGTGTTTTTGAAAACAATCTTCCAGTTTATCATTAACAGCTAATTAATTATCTAGAAGAAAAATTCTAATTTCAATAACATAACTATtatgttgatatatattttatgtgcaccTTTAAGGTTAGTGATGCTATTGTGTGTAGGAATACTGAAGTAAATGAAAAATACTACGTACGAAGGGAGTGACTGGTGTTTCTTCTCTTCCAGATGCCTTGGCTATTTCTTGTTCACATTTTTCAGCTTGTTCTGGGTCCTAGAATGAGAGAAAAGGATCACATGGGCATTGTTTTGAAGGTAGCTAACTCTTGGCCCATGCTgcttaaaagaaaataagttatGCTACTGAGAAGAAGGGGTAATTAAAGATATATTTGTCTTCTAACAAGAATTTGTCTTGGAAAAAAGACAGTGAAAAAAAAAGGGATAAACCACTGCCGGACATTAATAGCTGATAAGGTTTGGTTTATTATCTTGGAGAGTTTTTAAAGAAGTGTTGATAGTTTCAACACTAGCAATCAAAGTTGTATTCCACAGTATGAAGCCAAATTGACCTTTTAATGGTAATTATAGAGTAAAAACTAAGTCAATATTACAGATGAGAAaggaatttggggaggaaagaataATAGGAGAAAGTCAAAGCACCTTATATGAATGCATGAAAATGTCAATCATTATGGAATTAAGGTACAATACTATATCAAATCAGAAAAGTAAGTTTCACTTTTGgagaaagatctgtataaagAAGGAGCCAGCCAATCACTTCTGTCATGGCTAGTCCAGTCTTCCACCAAACTGAGGCATTGCTTGCTCACTGCCTTCAGGAAGAGTctttaacaaataaaattataaaatggaaaTCTGAGCATATGGAAGTGAGTAAGATAAAACCCTGGGAACCAAAGTGAAACAAACACCTTGAATTTTCCATGTAACACAAGGACAGaacgttttctttttcttggttttccaagacaaggtttctttgtgtatccctgtctgtcttagaactcactctgtagatcaggctggcttagaactcagagatctgcctgctgctacctcctgggtgctgggattaaaattgtgTACTCTGTCTATACAGTGattattatctttattatttttagataggTTTTACTGCTGCTACTCCTGTTGGTACTGAGCCTTTGGTCccggtgatcctcctgcctcagcctcttaagtagctggaattacaggacCAGGCCACTGAGCCCAggtctttgttgttgctgttttgttttttatttaaaaactttttcaAGTTACTTTGGGGAATCCTGCTAAAATGTAACCTTTAACTTGGATACCTGGGGTCTAGTGTGAGACTTAATTTTATCAGCTTTCCAAGTTGATGCCAATGATGTTGACTCTACATAAGCTGTCTTAACCAACCTTCCTCATCTCAAACACAGAACAGACAATGTACTGACTGCCAAGGACAGCACAAACCCAGAGTCCTATGAGATGTGAAAGCAAGACATTGACTTCTTACGTGTAATATGTGCCTTCGACTCAGGACAGCTGGGCTAAGAAAGGCTACCTTTGAGAATACTATCAATGATAAAAATGGGTTCAGTTACTAAAGAGATTAATtaactttgaagaaaaaaaactatcATTATCTTCCATTTGAATTAGTCTTTTTGTAGCTTGTAAATGAAAAAAGTTGGACTaatagtgttttattttatgagataTAACTTGTGACTTGTGATACTTAGTAAAGTTTAAAGATGAGAGATGGAAGTAATTGTGATGACCAAGCCCTTTCTCCTGTTGTCCTCTTTTAATGCTAAGTATTGGTACTCAATTCAGACTATTTTAGAAGAGTATTTCTCagtataaacattttttttttcttttctttttttcggagctggggactgaacccagggccttgcgcttcctaggtaagcgctctaccactgagctaaagtataaacatttttaataagTTATTTAATGCTTGACACACTGCTCAAAACTTGGGGGGAGACCATAATAATTTCTCttatagatagaaaaatatagcCAAATCTTGTAGGTTCATAAGACTATACCTTGAATGCGTGGTTGTTATAGAAGCGGTCCTCTACCTTAGCCCCCCATTCTGCTGGATCAAAGCTGGTTTCTAaataacaaagataattttaCACTTATATTGTGTTCGTTAAAGTTAACCAAGAACAACGCAGAAACACAAGTTTCTTGTTTCAAATCAAAGGTTCTTTACTGACAGTTGAAAACCTTGATGATACTGAACAGCCTAGTGCTGTAcacataattattaaatatatgatTACCAGTCTAACACTGAATGAGTCCTTAGGTTCATTACAAAAGCCCTGAATACCTTCATAACTTGTCTTCATAAACTTTGTGAGAAAGTGGAAGACACAGAACAAATGccagtattttaaataaatagatttaaacaTGCATTAGCAAATGCAAAAaagtatataacatatatactaAGGGATCAGGAAGTTTGGAAAAGtgaaaaatgaaaagttttcAAAAGAGACACATTATATAAACAATTAATATAGACAAGTAGTTATCCAAAGagagttttctttaaatttccattttaaaaaagtACTCCAAACTCCAAAGTATGATGCTCTAACAAGTCCTATGTGCACATAGAGACTACAATTATCAACTTGCTATTTATCATTTTATCTATATATCTTCTCCTGGTTATTTTCAAGCCAACCCCAAACATGAATCTACATATTATCTACCTGCACAAAATCTACAGACACTTAAATATCTGCCTTTAAAATATAAGCATGTACCATTATCATTAACAAACAATCCTTACAATGTGCCTGTATCTAGCCAGCCATCCAAACTTCCCCCCTTTGTCTAGTATATGTATTCATCTTGGTCACATCAGAGCCTCAAAATGGACACGCAACGCTTTTTGTTATATGTCTTTTACATAATGTTTAGTGGAAAATCCACGACTACTTTATTTTTCTGTGCAGTTTATTTGTTGATGAAGTGGAGCTGGTTTTCCTTTGGAATTTTCCAGGGCGGATATTTCTGACTGTGTCCACAGGAGACTGTTCCCGGTCATTTGCCCTTGAATTCCCTGCAGACTTGCGGCTGGAGCTGCAGGTTTCATAGCTTTAGGTTTGACTGTTTTGGCAAGAACACTTGATTGGTGGTGCTGCTTAATCTTCTCAGAGGACAGATCACATCCTGTTCTATTTTAAACGATTTTTATGGGCTGATGATTGTTCCTTAACTTATTTAGGGGTACAAAAATGGGTTCTAAATTAATCAGTACTAATATTGGGGTAGATTTGATAAAGAAAACAGTCAACTATTTGGTTGCCCTGATATATGGCCCTTAAATGAAATGACTGAAATATGGCCCTTAAATGAAATGACTGAAATATGGCCCTTAAATGAAATGAAGGTCAAAGATTTGATTCCCTTACCAGCTTTCAAAATGACCTGACAATAAAGAGTTCTGTGTGTCTGGTTTTAGCATTATGAGCTCACAAACACTTAGCAACGTGAGTGAATTCCCATCCATCgacttctattatttttcttgatccTCTATTTGTCCATCATTTGGTCAGTAGTAGCTTATTCAGGTGCTGGGTGCTCCTAGAAACAATTGGGAGCTTGTTTCCTGGGATCCAAAGATGGGCAGCTTACACTTCGGGAACTTCGGGTCTGGTTCACGGGAAATGGTATTCAGAGATAACTTAGGGGCTAGACGTCCACCAACATTTGGTTGATCAtgattttgaggtttcaaaagtgcATGGAGCCAGAAACTACTTGcattagaaaaattttaaaatactgtttgcatgtccgtgtgtgtgtgtgtgtgtgtgtgtgtgtgtgtgtgtgtatgtgtgtgtgtgtatgtatgtatgtatgtatgtatgtatgtatgtatgtatatatgtacacaaacatgCTTTGGCACATGGtgggaagtcaaaggacaacttgcaggcgTCTGTCCtgcccttctaccatgtgggtcttggaagttgaactcaggtcttcgggCTTTTCAGTAGGAGCCTTCATTCTCTGagtaacattttaaaagagaacaGACCATACTGATATTTCAAAATTCAAGTTCAAAACTACAGAATtttaataaactatttttaaaattatttttacattccaaatTTATCCCCAATACTAGCACACGTATTTGCTTTATTCTCTTATATAGTTATAAAGTTTCCAGAGTAACTCTATATTAGCTTACATCACTGTCACAAATACCTCTGATAAATGAAGTTAAAAGAGGAAAGGTATATTTTTGTTTGCAATTTCATTTACAGTTTTAGACAATTAAAGACTGATTCGCCTTGTTGTTTGGGCCAGTGcaaaaatttaaagtatttgGGCTATTATCACAAGTGATGGGATAATGAAATGTGTAGAGGTTTAAGGTTAAATAATATGTAAGTTTGACAGATACTACAGAATCCTCTTCCTGTGGATGTATTTTTCCATCTCTAGTAGGAATGAGTATAAGGGCTTATTTCTCTTAGCCTTATCTACAAATCATACTGTCCAACTTTGGGCTTTTGAGAAGACATAGTGGTTGTGGGTAGTTCAGtgttatttcttctgtttttcatttctgtatttgtgtgtgtgtgcatgtgtgcctatggAAACagaagtcagatcccctggaactgtagttacaggcagttataagCTGCCCAGCTGGGTGGTGCTgtctgaacttgggtcttctggaagcgCAGAAGTGCCCTTAACCCACAAGCTACCTCTATATGCCCAGTTTTGTGTGATTTTGATTGGAATTGTTGTTATGGGTCAGTTTGAGTAGCTTTTTATGTTAAGAGCTATTCGTGTTTACCTTTGTATGAACTGTTTATCTCTTGGTATAGATGTGTTAAACACATGATTTCTACAAGATGTTTATTAGGCTCATTAACACACTGAGCTGCTGGGATCTAAGACTGCAAGCATTTTCTCGGCTTGTTAGTTTGTTTCTTCGTGCTGCTTTGTCACATACAAGCTGACATCTTCTGCTGTCAGCTCCATCAATCTGTTCCAGAAACCTTGTTGCATTTGAGTTTGAAGCAACTTGGCAAGTGAGATGTTTTTCATACGGGATGATGTATATTTCTCCCAGCATTAGGTTGTATGGTTTCTTTTTTAGTATTTCAATCTGGAATTGGTTTATAATTTATCGGGGTATAAGATGTAAAGAATGGATGcaatttgttttctcattttgatCTTAATATTATTTAAGAAGTCTATTTTTTCCTAATGATTTGAGATACCACTTAGACTGTATATTATTAACAGGTTTCCTGTAACAAGAATGAAGACTAACCACCCGTGAAAAATGGTGACAGGGGAATTCTTGCTGTGTGGGAGGCTGGACATTGTGGGTTTAGAAGTCCACGATCATTTAATCTGCCTTTACTCTGAAGGCTAGGTTTTCATACTGTATCAGTGGGTAACTCACCCTCAGTCGATGTAAGTGGAAGTGGGTGTGGTGTTTTTTTCCAAATGGTTTTAGCCATTTCTTTATTAGAACTCATATTCTAAGGCTATTAATCATCAattgtttttattactgtgaccTGGGGACAATCACTCAAACATTTTTTAATGGTATGTTCCCGAGTTCTAAAATTAAACAAACGACTAAAGATTTTTACTGCAtgaatttgtaaaaattaatGTTATAACCAAATTCATGTTCATAAAAACATTACTTTTtatcaatttattttaataacttccCCCACTAATATTGTGGATTGTGAGGCAAATATTTACCCTGATTGGATATGAGACAGACTAGCAGGAGTCAGGAAACTGGTGGAAATTTTGAGTTCTTCAAAGGCAGGATCACAAGGGACAGTGGGTGGAGCTGTTCGGTGTGTATGTGAGTTGTTTTGATTCTAGCCTGTGTTCTGGGTTTCCTCCCTCTGTAAAATGACTAATGAAGGAACATCTGTTTGTTTAGGGGTATTTCCAGTCTACTTTGCCTAAGGCAATAGTAACAAACCTTATATACCATGACTGTTCCAGGCAAGAGCAGGTTTTCAGCACAAACATGATGATAAACATTCCCCCTTTTGACCTCTAGGCCAGACTCTCATAGTCATGAATCGTCCAGGCTGGGATCTGGAAATCGTACTTAGGAAAGGGAGTATAGGAACTTCCTTTTGGCTGGAAATCAAAGTCCCTGCTACCATGAACCTTAGTCTCTCCGCAGGATGAGACCTGGAAAGTATACAGAATGTAAATTACCTTCCCCAGCTGGCAATTCACTAGCCAGAACAGGTTGTTTCTGTGCCTTCGTTGAAGAACAGTTTCATATACCCCAGTGAAACCCAATTTATTTAATCTAAGGAGtgttgaattatttttataacaCTTATAATACTTTCAAATGAGAAGaatcaaaatttaaagaaaactgcAAATTATCCTCTCAGGAAGAACAGGCAGTCAGCTAGCAGGGGATGCATGAGAATAGGTCTACCTTCCTCCATACTGCAGATGTGAGAAATGCAGTGAGTGGCCTGGAGACTGAACTGTCACATCATGTTGCAAATAGTAAGAGCGGTATTTGAAACCACTTGCCTCATAAAGGTTTTCTGCACAATGACTGtgatttttaagttttttctttctctctctctctctctctctctctctctctctctctctgtgtgtgtgtgtgtgtgtgtgtgtgtgtgttgggggagtaCTAgttatgtgtttgcatgtacatgGAGGTCACAGGCTGAAGACATGTATATTCCTCAATCTTAAGTTCTACCATAATGAAATGcttagtttattttaaaattcctatttttaaaaaaagagcttaCTCTCTCTTTTCTCTAGAAGGTTCTCAAAATACGCTGCGGCAAAAGCTGGTATATTGTCCGGTTGCTCCCTCAGAATCTCCCGTGTCAGCCCTTCAAGAAGATTTCCAAATCCTTGTGGAATTCGGTAGTGGGTGTTGGAGAAAGGAATCGACATCTCCTCGGAAAGAATTGCCTATGGTACCTAAAGATTTAGTAAAAAGTGTCTAATTTAAATTACATAATCATAACTATCACAAACCAATTCATCATCATGACTCAAATCATTTTTtcaaacacacataccatattttggacttataaaaagaaaaaagtcacacaATCCAGGCCCTGGTGATCTATCTCAGCAGATCTGAGTTAAATCCATGCAGACCATATTGTGGacgaagagaactgactcttacaaagtgttctctgacttccataggAAGGCTGTATCACCAAGGCtgtgcccatacacatacacactaaataaatgaatataaaatccATCCCACCAAGTGTACCCATTTCtcccagagttttttttttctttttctttttctttcttttttttttttccagagct from Rattus norvegicus strain BN/NHsdMcwi chromosome 8, GRCr8, whole genome shotgun sequence includes:
- the Spa17 gene encoding sperm surface protein Sp17 isoform X1, with translation MSIPFSNTHYRIPQGFGNLLEGLTREILREQPDNIPAFAAAYFENLLEKREKTSFDPAEWGAKVEDRFYNNHAFKDPEQAEKCEQEIAKASGREETPVTPFEESTEEEREQEEAAVKIQSAFRGHVAREEVKKMKSDKSENVKEEENN